The following proteins are co-located in the Phragmites australis chromosome 10, lpPhrAust1.1, whole genome shotgun sequence genome:
- the LOC133883401 gene encoding uncharacterized protein LOC133883401 isoform X3 has translation MGSLYIAAGPEQNASLLCAPKNRVAASGRRSLRFTTRSSSNQGAKVSIPKQWYNLVADLPVKPPPSLHPQTHQPLSPSDLSPLFPDELIRQEVTEERFVDIPEEVIDVYELWRPTPLIRARRLEKLLGTPAKIYYKYEGTSPAGSHKPNTAVPQAFYNAAAGVKNVVTETGAGQWGSALSFASSLFGLNCEVWQVRASYDQKPYRRLMMETWGAKVHPSPSTATEAGKKILAADPSSPGSLGIAISEAVEVAATNADTKYCLGSVLNHVLLHQTVIGEECLEQLAALGETPDVVIGCTGGGSNFGGLAFPFMREKLLGRMSPEFRAVEPAACPTLTKGVYAYDFGDTAGLTPLMKMHTLGHGFIPDPIHAGGLRYHGMAPLISHVYELGFMDAVAIQQIECFQAALQFARTEGIIPAPEPTHAIAAAIREALECKKTGEEKVILMAMCGHGHFDLAAYEKYLRGDMVDLLHPADKLEASLAAVPKV, from the exons ATGGGCTCTCTCTACATTGCAGCTGGGCCGGAGCAAAATGCCTCGCTGCTTTGCGCGCCGAAGAACAGAGTTGCTGCCAGTGGGAGGAGAAGCCTCAGATTCACCACGAGGTCGAGCTCGAATCAGGGCGCCAAGGTGAGCATTCCGAAGCAATGGTACAACCTCGTCGCGGACCTGCCGGTgaagccgccgccgtcgctgcaCCCGCAGACGCACCAGCCACTGAGCCCCAGCGACCTGTCCCCGCTGTTCCCTGACGAGCTGATCAGACAAGAGGTGACGGAGGAGCGGTTCGTCGACATACCCGAGGAGGTCATCGACGTGTACGAGCTCTGGCGCCCAACACCACTGATTAG GGCCAGGAGGTTGGAGAAGCTGCTCGGCACGCCGGCGAAGATCTACTACAAGTACGAGGGGACCAGCCCGGCGGGGTCGCACAAGCCCAACACCGCCGTGCCGCAGGCGTTTTACAACGCCGCGGCAGGGGTGAAGAACGTGGTCACTGAAACCGGCGCTGGCCAATGGGGCAGCGCGCTGTCCTTTGCAAGCAGCCTCTTCGGCCTCAACTGCGAG GTGTGGCAGGTGCGAGCGTCGTACGACCAGAAGCCGTACAGGAGGCTGATGATGGAGACGTGGGGCGCCAAGGTGCACCCGTCGCCGTCGACGGCGACGGAGGCCGGCAAGAAGATCCTGGCGGCGGACCCGTCCAGCCCGGGCAGCCTCGGGATCGCGATCTCcgaggcggtggaggtggcggctaCCAACGCCGACACCAAGTACTGCCTCGGCAGCGTGCTGAACCACGTCCTGCTCCACCAGACCGTCATCGGGGAGGAGTGCCTGGAGCAGCTGGCGGCGCTCGGCGAGACACCCGACGTCGTCATCGGCTGCACCGGCGGCGGGTCCAACTTCGGCGGGCTCGCGTTCCCGTTCATGCGCGAGAAGCTGCTCGGCAGGATGAGCCCGGAGTTCAGGGCCGTGGAGCCCGCAGCGTGCCCCACGCTCACCAAGGGTGTCTACGCCTACGACTTCGGCGACACGGCGGGGCTCACGCCGCTGATGAAGATGCACACCCTCGGCCACGGCTTCATCCCCGATCCAATCCACGCAG GTGGGCTTCGCTACCATGGAATGGCACCTCTGATCTCGCATGTGTACGAGCTGGGATTCATGGATGCTGTCGCCATACAGCAGATCGAATGCTTCCAAG CTGCCTTGCAATTCGCGCGGACGGAGGGTATCATTCCGGCGCCGGAGCCGACGCACGCGATCGCGGCGGCGATCAGGGAGGCGCTGGAGTGCAAGAAGACAGGGGAGGAGAAGGTCATCCTGATGGCCATGTGCGGCCACGGCCACTTCGACCTCGCCGCGTACGAGAAGTACCTGAGGGGCGACATGGTTGACCTGTTGCACCCTGCGGACAAACTGGAGGCGTCCCTCGCTGCCGTGCCCAAAGTCTGA
- the LOC133883401 gene encoding uncharacterized protein LOC133883401 isoform X1: protein MAMASSTSLRPPLPQGASGATMDNRWFIHLSIDSSASFSQFAGPEQNASLLCAPKNRVAASGRRSLRFTTRSSSNQGAKVSIPKQWYNLVADLPVKPPPSLHPQTHQPLSPSDLSPLFPDELIRQEVTEERFVDIPEEVIDVYELWRPTPLIRARRLEKLLGTPAKIYYKYEGTSPAGSHKPNTAVPQAFYNAAAGVKNVVTETGAGQWGSALSFASSLFGLNCEVWQVRASYDQKPYRRLMMETWGAKVHPSPSTATEAGKKILAADPSSPGSLGIAISEAVEVAATNADTKYCLGSVLNHVLLHQTVIGEECLEQLAALGETPDVVIGCTGGGSNFGGLAFPFMREKLLGRMSPEFRAVEPAACPTLTKGVYAYDFGDTAGLTPLMKMHTLGHGFIPDPIHAGGLRYHGMAPLISHVYELGFMDAVAIQQIECFQAALQFARTEGIIPAPEPTHAIAAAIREALECKKTGEEKVILMAMCGHGHFDLAAYEKYLRGDMVDLLHPADKLEASLAAVPKV from the exons CTGGGCCGGAGCAAAATGCCTCGCTGCTTTGCGCGCCGAAGAACAGAGTTGCTGCCAGTGGGAGGAGAAGCCTCAGATTCACCACGAGGTCGAGCTCGAATCAGGGCGCCAAGGTGAGCATTCCGAAGCAATGGTACAACCTCGTCGCGGACCTGCCGGTgaagccgccgccgtcgctgcaCCCGCAGACGCACCAGCCACTGAGCCCCAGCGACCTGTCCCCGCTGTTCCCTGACGAGCTGATCAGACAAGAGGTGACGGAGGAGCGGTTCGTCGACATACCCGAGGAGGTCATCGACGTGTACGAGCTCTGGCGCCCAACACCACTGATTAG GGCCAGGAGGTTGGAGAAGCTGCTCGGCACGCCGGCGAAGATCTACTACAAGTACGAGGGGACCAGCCCGGCGGGGTCGCACAAGCCCAACACCGCCGTGCCGCAGGCGTTTTACAACGCCGCGGCAGGGGTGAAGAACGTGGTCACTGAAACCGGCGCTGGCCAATGGGGCAGCGCGCTGTCCTTTGCAAGCAGCCTCTTCGGCCTCAACTGCGAG GTGTGGCAGGTGCGAGCGTCGTACGACCAGAAGCCGTACAGGAGGCTGATGATGGAGACGTGGGGCGCCAAGGTGCACCCGTCGCCGTCGACGGCGACGGAGGCCGGCAAGAAGATCCTGGCGGCGGACCCGTCCAGCCCGGGCAGCCTCGGGATCGCGATCTCcgaggcggtggaggtggcggctaCCAACGCCGACACCAAGTACTGCCTCGGCAGCGTGCTGAACCACGTCCTGCTCCACCAGACCGTCATCGGGGAGGAGTGCCTGGAGCAGCTGGCGGCGCTCGGCGAGACACCCGACGTCGTCATCGGCTGCACCGGCGGCGGGTCCAACTTCGGCGGGCTCGCGTTCCCGTTCATGCGCGAGAAGCTGCTCGGCAGGATGAGCCCGGAGTTCAGGGCCGTGGAGCCCGCAGCGTGCCCCACGCTCACCAAGGGTGTCTACGCCTACGACTTCGGCGACACGGCGGGGCTCACGCCGCTGATGAAGATGCACACCCTCGGCCACGGCTTCATCCCCGATCCAATCCACGCAG GTGGGCTTCGCTACCATGGAATGGCACCTCTGATCTCGCATGTGTACGAGCTGGGATTCATGGATGCTGTCGCCATACAGCAGATCGAATGCTTCCAAG CTGCCTTGCAATTCGCGCGGACGGAGGGTATCATTCCGGCGCCGGAGCCGACGCACGCGATCGCGGCGGCGATCAGGGAGGCGCTGGAGTGCAAGAAGACAGGGGAGGAGAAGGTCATCCTGATGGCCATGTGCGGCCACGGCCACTTCGACCTCGCCGCGTACGAGAAGTACCTGAGGGGCGACATGGTTGACCTGTTGCACCCTGCGGACAAACTGGAGGCGTCCCTCGCTGCCGTGCCCAAAGTCTGA
- the LOC133883401 gene encoding uncharacterized protein LOC133883401 isoform X2, with protein MAMASSTSLRPPLPQAGPEQNASLLCAPKNRVAASGRRSLRFTTRSSSNQGAKVSIPKQWYNLVADLPVKPPPSLHPQTHQPLSPSDLSPLFPDELIRQEVTEERFVDIPEEVIDVYELWRPTPLIRARRLEKLLGTPAKIYYKYEGTSPAGSHKPNTAVPQAFYNAAAGVKNVVTETGAGQWGSALSFASSLFGLNCEVWQVRASYDQKPYRRLMMETWGAKVHPSPSTATEAGKKILAADPSSPGSLGIAISEAVEVAATNADTKYCLGSVLNHVLLHQTVIGEECLEQLAALGETPDVVIGCTGGGSNFGGLAFPFMREKLLGRMSPEFRAVEPAACPTLTKGVYAYDFGDTAGLTPLMKMHTLGHGFIPDPIHAGGLRYHGMAPLISHVYELGFMDAVAIQQIECFQAALQFARTEGIIPAPEPTHAIAAAIREALECKKTGEEKVILMAMCGHGHFDLAAYEKYLRGDMVDLLHPADKLEASLAAVPKV; from the exons CTGGGCCGGAGCAAAATGCCTCGCTGCTTTGCGCGCCGAAGAACAGAGTTGCTGCCAGTGGGAGGAGAAGCCTCAGATTCACCACGAGGTCGAGCTCGAATCAGGGCGCCAAGGTGAGCATTCCGAAGCAATGGTACAACCTCGTCGCGGACCTGCCGGTgaagccgccgccgtcgctgcaCCCGCAGACGCACCAGCCACTGAGCCCCAGCGACCTGTCCCCGCTGTTCCCTGACGAGCTGATCAGACAAGAGGTGACGGAGGAGCGGTTCGTCGACATACCCGAGGAGGTCATCGACGTGTACGAGCTCTGGCGCCCAACACCACTGATTAG GGCCAGGAGGTTGGAGAAGCTGCTCGGCACGCCGGCGAAGATCTACTACAAGTACGAGGGGACCAGCCCGGCGGGGTCGCACAAGCCCAACACCGCCGTGCCGCAGGCGTTTTACAACGCCGCGGCAGGGGTGAAGAACGTGGTCACTGAAACCGGCGCTGGCCAATGGGGCAGCGCGCTGTCCTTTGCAAGCAGCCTCTTCGGCCTCAACTGCGAG GTGTGGCAGGTGCGAGCGTCGTACGACCAGAAGCCGTACAGGAGGCTGATGATGGAGACGTGGGGCGCCAAGGTGCACCCGTCGCCGTCGACGGCGACGGAGGCCGGCAAGAAGATCCTGGCGGCGGACCCGTCCAGCCCGGGCAGCCTCGGGATCGCGATCTCcgaggcggtggaggtggcggctaCCAACGCCGACACCAAGTACTGCCTCGGCAGCGTGCTGAACCACGTCCTGCTCCACCAGACCGTCATCGGGGAGGAGTGCCTGGAGCAGCTGGCGGCGCTCGGCGAGACACCCGACGTCGTCATCGGCTGCACCGGCGGCGGGTCCAACTTCGGCGGGCTCGCGTTCCCGTTCATGCGCGAGAAGCTGCTCGGCAGGATGAGCCCGGAGTTCAGGGCCGTGGAGCCCGCAGCGTGCCCCACGCTCACCAAGGGTGTCTACGCCTACGACTTCGGCGACACGGCGGGGCTCACGCCGCTGATGAAGATGCACACCCTCGGCCACGGCTTCATCCCCGATCCAATCCACGCAG GTGGGCTTCGCTACCATGGAATGGCACCTCTGATCTCGCATGTGTACGAGCTGGGATTCATGGATGCTGTCGCCATACAGCAGATCGAATGCTTCCAAG CTGCCTTGCAATTCGCGCGGACGGAGGGTATCATTCCGGCGCCGGAGCCGACGCACGCGATCGCGGCGGCGATCAGGGAGGCGCTGGAGTGCAAGAAGACAGGGGAGGAGAAGGTCATCCTGATGGCCATGTGCGGCCACGGCCACTTCGACCTCGCCGCGTACGAGAAGTACCTGAGGGGCGACATGGTTGACCTGTTGCACCCTGCGGACAAACTGGAGGCGTCCCTCGCTGCCGTGCCCAAAGTCTGA